A single window of Nicotiana tomentosiformis chromosome 1, ASM39032v3, whole genome shotgun sequence DNA harbors:
- the LOC104112795 gene encoding germin-like protein subfamily 2 member 1, with product MTSTKNNMILLVITILTITFNSASAADPDPLQDVCVADLNSTITVNGFPCKRNFTFTPEDFASMGIAQPGEPNIFGTRVGVANVFNMPGLNTQGVSMARVDFDRDGLNPPHTHPRATEIIFVKEGTLVAGFITTDNIFVNKLITKGEVFVFPRGLIHFQFNVGRGNATIIVAFNSQNPGVQLIAISIFASRPQIPEEVVARAFQTSVEEVRAIRARLALPTAGLPSGCQWDDHNMHSQYDKRDDRNIHSQYDKYDSRNMYSQYDKPDDRNMHPQYDKHDDRNMYSRFDKRNSRNMHSQYNKCDNRNMYSRYDIM from the exons ATGACTTCCACCAAAAACAACATGATTCTTTTAGTTATCACCATTTTAACTATAACTTTTAACAGTGCTTCTGCTGCTGATCCAGATCCTCTCCAAGATGTTTGTGTCGCAGATCTGAACTCAA CTATAACGGTGAACGGATTCCCTTGCAAAAGGAACTTTACATTCACACCAGAAGATTTCGCATCAATGGGAATCGCACAACCAGGAGAACCGAATATATTTGGCACTCGAGTCGGTGTAGCCAACGTTTTTAACATGCCTGGCCTTAACACACAGGGTGTATCAATGGCTCGAGTAGACTTTGATCGTGATGGTTTAAACCCCCCACATACTCACCCTCGAGCCACTGAAATTATATTCGTAAAAGAGGGTACGTTAGTTGCTGGATTCATCACTACGGACAATATTTTTGTTAACAAGTTGATCACAAAGGGAGAAGTCTTTGTTTTTCCAAGAGGTCTCATCCATTTCCAGTTTAATGTTGGCAGAGGTAACGCAACTATTATTGTGGCCTTTAATAGCCAAAATCCTGGTGTTCAGCTTATTGCAATTTCCATATTTGCGAGTAGACCTCAAATTCCAGAAGAAGTTGTGGCTAGGGCATTTCAAACTAGTGTCGAGGAAGTTCGGGCGATAAGGGCAAGACTTGCACTACCTACTGCAGGCTTACCTTCAGGCTGCCAATGGGATGACCACAATATGCATTCACAATATGATAAACGTGACGACCGTaacatacactcacaatatgataaATATGACAGCCGTAACATGTACTCACAATACGATAAACCTGATGACCGTAATATGCACCCACAATATGATAAACATGACGATCGTAATATGTACTCACGATTTGATAAACGTAACAGTCGTAATATGCACTCACAATATAATAAATGTGACAACCGTAATATGTACTCACGATATGATATTATGTAA